Proteins encoded by one window of Acidipropionibacterium virtanenii:
- the purN gene encoding phosphoribosylglycinamide formyltransferase — protein MTFRVVVLVSGSGTLLQALLDARAGNRAYEIVAVGADRRDITGLERARRVDVPTFTVPLERGGDRADWDRGLTEAVAAHEPDLVVCAGFMKLLGPAFLGRFGGRTINSHPALLPSFPGTHGPRDALAHGVKITGATVFMVDAGIDTGTILAQRAVDVLDDDTVETLHERIKVVERQMLVEAVDRLAMAVPTTD, from the coding sequence GTGACCTTTCGTGTCGTGGTGCTCGTCTCCGGAAGTGGAACCCTGCTGCAGGCCCTGCTCGACGCCCGGGCCGGGAACCGGGCGTACGAGATCGTCGCCGTCGGCGCAGACCGCCGGGACATCACCGGCCTGGAGCGGGCGCGACGCGTCGACGTCCCCACCTTCACCGTGCCGCTGGAGCGAGGCGGCGACCGGGCCGACTGGGACCGCGGGCTCACCGAGGCGGTCGCCGCCCACGAGCCCGACCTGGTCGTCTGCGCAGGCTTCATGAAGCTGCTCGGCCCCGCCTTCCTGGGACGCTTCGGCGGCCGGACCATCAACTCCCATCCCGCGCTGCTGCCCTCCTTCCCCGGAACCCATGGCCCTCGCGACGCGCTGGCGCACGGCGTCAAGATCACCGGGGCGACCGTCTTCATGGTCGACGCCGGGATCGACACCGGGACGATCCTGGCTCAGCGGGCCGTCGACGTCCTGGACGACGACACCGTGGAGACCCTCCACGAACGCATCAAGGTGGTCGAGCGCCAGATGCTCGTCGAGGCGGTCGATCGCCTCGCGATGGCCGTCCCCACCACCGACTGA
- the purH gene encoding bifunctional phosphoribosylaminoimidazolecarboxamide formyltransferase/IMP cyclohydrolase, translated as MTERQPIRRALVSVYDKTGLDRLAGILGAAGVAVVSTGSTAKALAAAGFEVTEVSELTGFPECLDGRVKTLHPAVHAGILADRRLQSHRDQLEELGVAPFDLVVCNLYPFSQTVASGAGFDECIEKIDIGGPSMVRAAAKNHASVAVLTSPAQYDGLAEALAAGGYTPAQRRGLAARAFAHTAAYDVAVAGWFGAQEGVAVDGVPTFVGTTGELKETLRYGENSHQGAAVYLTPEGPGLAGAEQLHGKAMSYNNYVDTNSARRAAFDFTDPCVAVIKHSNPCGIAIGADIAEAHRKAHACDPMSAFGGVIATNRPVSVEMAEQVKDIFTEVVVAPAYDDGAVEILSRKKNIRLLVAPAPDLSGNELREIDGGLLMMERDLFQADGDDPANWTLAAGRAVDAQTLKDLDFAWRACRSVKSNAILLAHDGASVGVGMGQVNRVDSCRLAVERAGDRAAGSVAASDAFFPFGDGPQVLADAGIRAIVEPGGSIRDEQTVEVCQAAGIALYFTGTRHFFH; from the coding sequence GTGACCGAACGTCAACCCATTCGCCGAGCACTCGTCTCCGTCTATGACAAGACCGGTCTCGACCGTCTCGCCGGAATCCTCGGCGCAGCCGGAGTGGCCGTCGTCTCCACCGGGTCGACCGCCAAGGCGCTGGCCGCGGCAGGTTTCGAGGTCACCGAGGTGAGCGAACTCACCGGCTTCCCCGAATGCCTCGACGGCCGGGTCAAGACCCTGCACCCCGCGGTGCACGCCGGCATCCTCGCCGACCGCCGCCTCCAGTCGCACCGCGACCAGCTCGAGGAGCTGGGCGTGGCGCCCTTCGACCTGGTGGTGTGCAACCTGTACCCGTTCAGCCAGACCGTCGCCTCGGGGGCCGGATTCGACGAGTGCATCGAGAAGATCGACATCGGCGGGCCCTCGATGGTGCGCGCGGCCGCGAAGAACCACGCGAGCGTGGCCGTGCTCACCTCCCCGGCCCAGTACGACGGGCTGGCCGAGGCCCTGGCGGCCGGCGGCTACACCCCGGCCCAGCGGAGAGGGCTCGCCGCGAGGGCCTTCGCCCACACCGCCGCCTACGACGTCGCCGTGGCCGGCTGGTTCGGTGCCCAGGAGGGTGTGGCCGTCGACGGCGTCCCGACCTTCGTCGGCACCACCGGCGAGCTCAAGGAGACGCTGCGCTACGGCGAGAACTCCCACCAGGGCGCGGCGGTCTACCTCACCCCCGAGGGCCCCGGGCTGGCCGGCGCCGAGCAGCTGCACGGCAAGGCCATGAGCTACAACAACTACGTCGACACCAATTCCGCCCGCCGGGCGGCCTTCGACTTCACCGATCCCTGCGTCGCGGTCATCAAGCACTCCAATCCCTGCGGCATCGCGATCGGCGCCGACATCGCCGAGGCCCACCGCAAGGCCCACGCCTGCGACCCGATGAGCGCCTTCGGCGGGGTGATCGCCACCAACCGTCCCGTCAGCGTGGAGATGGCCGAGCAGGTCAAGGACATCTTCACCGAGGTGGTGGTCGCCCCCGCCTACGACGACGGCGCGGTGGAGATCCTGTCGCGCAAGAAGAACATCCGGCTGCTGGTGGCCCCGGCGCCGGACCTGTCGGGGAACGAGCTGCGCGAGATCGACGGCGGGCTGCTGATGATGGAGCGCGACCTGTTCCAGGCCGACGGGGACGACCCGGCCAACTGGACGCTGGCCGCCGGCCGGGCCGTCGACGCCCAGACCCTCAAGGACCTGGACTTCGCCTGGAGGGCCTGCCGCTCGGTGAAGTCCAACGCGATCCTGCTGGCCCACGACGGGGCCTCGGTGGGCGTGGGCATGGGCCAGGTCAACCGCGTCGACTCCTGCAGGCTGGCTGTGGAGCGCGCCGGGGACAGGGCCGCCGGGTCCGTGGCCGCCTCCGACGCCTTCTTCCCCTTCGGGGACGGCCCCCAGGTGCTGGCCGACGCCGGCATCAGGGCCATCGTCGAGCCCGGCGGGTCGATCCGCGACGAGCAGACCGTCGAGGTGTGCCAGGCCGCCGGCATCGCGCTGTACTTCACCGGAACCCGGCACTTCTTCCACTGA
- a CDS encoding bifunctional methylenetetrahydrofolate dehydrogenase/methenyltetrahydrofolate cyclohydrolase, with protein MTAQRLDGKATAAAIKAELAERVAVLRERGVVPGLGTVLVGDDPASHQYVRGKHRDCAQVGIESIRVDLPDDVSAETLEAEIRGLNENPACTGYIVQLPLPRHIDQNWALGLIDPLKDADGLAPVSLGRLVLNEPAPLPCTPRGIVELLTRHGIELPGKEVCVVGRGTTVGRPLGLLLTRRSENCTVTLCHTGTRDLTAHTRTADIVVGAAGVPGLINASMIKEGTVLVDVGVSRSPEGKIQGDFAADVWDKAAWVSPNPGGVGPMTRAMLLSNVVDRAEELAQ; from the coding sequence ATGACTGCACAGAGGCTCGACGGCAAGGCGACGGCGGCCGCCATCAAGGCGGAACTGGCCGAGCGGGTGGCGGTGCTGCGGGAACGTGGCGTGGTGCCCGGGCTGGGCACCGTGCTCGTCGGGGACGACCCGGCGTCCCACCAGTACGTGCGCGGCAAGCACCGCGACTGCGCCCAGGTGGGCATCGAGTCGATCAGGGTGGACCTGCCCGACGACGTGAGCGCCGAGACCCTGGAGGCCGAGATCCGCGGCCTCAACGAGAACCCGGCCTGCACCGGCTACATCGTCCAGCTGCCGCTGCCGCGCCACATCGACCAGAACTGGGCGCTGGGGCTTATCGATCCGCTGAAGGATGCCGACGGCCTGGCCCCGGTCTCGCTGGGCCGCCTGGTGCTCAACGAGCCCGCCCCGCTGCCGTGCACACCCCGCGGGATCGTCGAGCTGCTGACCCGCCACGGGATCGAGCTGCCCGGCAAGGAGGTCTGCGTGGTGGGCCGCGGCACCACCGTCGGCCGGCCTCTGGGGCTGCTGCTGACCCGTCGTAGTGAGAACTGCACGGTGACTCTGTGCCATACCGGGACCCGTGATCTGACGGCCCACACCCGCACCGCCGACATCGTCGTGGGTGCCGCAGGGGTGCCCGGACTCATCAACGCCTCCATGATCAAGGAAGGGACCGTGCTCGTCGACGTCGGTGTGTCGCGCTCCCCGGAGGGAAAGATCCAGGGGGACTTCGCCGCCGACGTCTGGGACAAGGCCGCATGGGTGTCCCCGAACCCCGGCGGGGTGGGGCCGATGACCCGGGCGATGCTGCTGTCCAATGTCGTCGACCGCGCGGAGGAGCTGGCGCAGTGA
- a CDS encoding DUF3017 domain-containing protein: MTGHWRKGSMAFAVAVLVAGILRLVLPERWAGLLAVRAKWIDCLILLGLGALMATLVMFVPHSRPA; this comes from the coding sequence ATGACCGGGCACTGGCGGAAGGGCTCCATGGCCTTCGCGGTGGCCGTCCTGGTGGCCGGGATACTCCGTCTGGTGCTACCCGAGCGCTGGGCAGGACTCCTGGCTGTCCGCGCCAAGTGGATCGACTGTCTCATCCTGTTGGGGCTTGGCGCCCTGATGGCGACTCTGGTGATGTTCGTCCCGCACTCGCGGCCGGCCTGA
- a CDS encoding aldehyde dehydrogenase family protein, giving the protein MTTPIISSITEPSAGCPDDRQLGAFDDVAEATLAAQTAFEAYLDCTLAQRRIFIEAIRDEATREENLHHMAVEAVAETRMGNADHKVLKNKYAATLTPGVEDLLMEAFQSDAGMTTMEYAPYGVIGAITPTTNPTETIISNAISMLAAGNSVVFSPHPRARHLSVWLVDRLNRALIASGAPENLITIVRKPSMEATAQLMAAPQIQMLVATGGPQIVNMVLSSGKKAIGAGSGNPPVVVDETADIPKAARDIVNGASFDNNLPCTAEKEVVAVSSVVPELVDRMVEEGAQVVSDPEILEKLRELLMSPDRQHPRPSWVGQDAGAILQAVGVTPDPGTRLIITVTTPDDPLVQVEMLMPVLPIVATGDAGAAIDLAIELEHGHHHTAIMHSRDVSRLETMARRSRTTIFVKNGPSYSGIGIEGEGFATFTIAGPTGEGLTSARSFARRRRCVLNASM; this is encoded by the coding sequence ATGACAACCCCCATCATCTCTTCGATCACTGAACCCTCAGCAGGCTGCCCCGATGACCGCCAACTCGGAGCATTCGACGATGTGGCCGAAGCCACCCTTGCCGCCCAGACCGCCTTCGAGGCCTACCTGGACTGCACCCTCGCCCAACGCCGCATCTTCATCGAGGCCATCCGTGACGAAGCCACCCGTGAGGAGAACCTGCACCACATGGCGGTCGAGGCCGTCGCCGAGACCAGGATGGGCAACGCCGATCACAAGGTGCTCAAGAACAAGTACGCCGCCACCCTCACCCCGGGCGTTGAAGACCTCCTCATGGAGGCCTTCCAGTCCGACGCCGGGATGACGACGATGGAGTACGCGCCCTATGGCGTCATCGGGGCCATCACCCCGACCACCAATCCGACCGAGACGATCATCTCCAATGCGATCAGCATGCTGGCTGCCGGAAATTCCGTGGTCTTCAGCCCCCATCCCCGTGCCCGCCATCTCAGCGTCTGGCTGGTCGATCGGCTCAACCGGGCCCTGATCGCATCCGGTGCTCCCGAGAACCTCATCACCATTGTCCGCAAGCCCTCCATGGAGGCGACAGCCCAGCTGATGGCAGCCCCCCAGATCCAGATGCTGGTGGCCACCGGAGGCCCCCAGATCGTCAATATGGTGCTGTCCAGCGGCAAGAAGGCGATCGGGGCCGGTTCCGGCAATCCGCCTGTGGTGGTCGACGAGACCGCGGACATCCCGAAGGCGGCCCGGGACATCGTCAATGGCGCCAGCTTCGACAACAACTTGCCGTGCACCGCCGAGAAGGAAGTGGTCGCGGTGTCGTCAGTGGTCCCCGAGCTGGTGGACCGAATGGTCGAGGAGGGCGCCCAGGTGGTGAGCGATCCTGAGATCCTCGAGAAGTTGCGCGAGCTGCTGATGAGCCCCGACCGCCAGCACCCCCGCCCATCCTGGGTGGGTCAGGACGCCGGGGCGATCCTTCAGGCGGTGGGCGTGACACCGGATCCAGGCACCCGGCTCATCATCACCGTGACCACCCCCGATGACCCGCTGGTCCAGGTGGAGATGCTCATGCCGGTGCTGCCGATCGTCGCCACCGGGGACGCGGGCGCGGCCATCGACCTGGCGATCGAGCTGGAGCACGGCCACCATCACACCGCGATCATGCACTCCCGCGACGTGTCGAGGCTGGAGACGATGGCGCGGCGCAGCCGCACGACCATCTTCGTCAAGAACGGCCCGTCCTACTCGGGCATCGGAATCGAGGGAGAAGGTTTCGCCACCTTCACCATCGCCGGACCGACCGGTGAGGGGCTCACCTCCGCCCGCAGTTTCGCCCGGCGCCGGCGCTGCGTGCTGAACGCCTCGATGTGA
- a CDS encoding malate dehydrogenase yields MSTAPVKIAVTGAAGQICYSLLFRIASGSLLGSTPIELRLLEITPALKALEGVVMELDDCAFPNLVNVEIGDDPKKVFDGVNAAFLVGAMPRKAGMERSDLLSKNGAIFTAQGKALNDVAADDVKVLVTGNPANTNALIASTNAPDIPNDHFAALTRLDHNRAKTQLARKVGASVADVKHMTIWGNHSSTQYPDVFHAEVAGRSAADLVDEAWVENDFIPTVAKRGAAIIAARGSSSAASAANATVECMHDWLGSSAEGDWVSMAVPSDGSYGVPEGVISSFPVTVTNGKVEIVQGLDIDAFSRAKIDASAAELQDERDAVKELGLI; encoded by the coding sequence ATGAGCACTGCTCCCGTCAAGATTGCCGTGACCGGCGCCGCCGGTCAGATCTGTTACAGCCTGTTGTTCCGCATCGCCAGCGGTTCGCTGCTCGGCAGCACCCCCATCGAGCTGCGACTGCTGGAGATCACCCCGGCCCTCAAGGCTCTCGAGGGTGTCGTCATGGAGCTCGACGACTGCGCCTTCCCGAACTTGGTCAATGTCGAGATCGGCGACGACCCCAAGAAGGTCTTCGACGGTGTCAATGCCGCCTTCCTGGTCGGCGCCATGCCCCGCAAGGCCGGCATGGAGCGCTCCGACCTGCTGAGCAAGAACGGCGCGATCTTCACCGCCCAGGGCAAGGCTCTCAATGACGTCGCCGCCGATGACGTCAAGGTGCTGGTGACCGGGAACCCGGCCAACACCAACGCGCTGATCGCCTCCACCAACGCCCCCGACATCCCGAACGACCACTTCGCGGCCCTGACCCGCCTGGACCACAATCGCGCCAAGACGCAGCTGGCCCGCAAGGTCGGCGCGAGCGTCGCCGACGTCAAGCACATGACCATCTGGGGCAACCACTCCTCGACCCAGTACCCCGACGTCTTCCACGCCGAGGTCGCCGGCAGGAGCGCGGCCGACCTGGTGGACGAGGCCTGGGTCGAGAACGACTTCATCCCGACCGTCGCCAAGAGGGGTGCGGCGATCATCGCCGCCCGTGGCTCGTCCTCCGCCGCCTCGGCCGCCAACGCGACCGTCGAGTGCATGCATGACTGGCTGGGCAGCAGCGCCGAGGGCGACTGGGTCTCGATGGCCGTTCCGTCGGACGGCTCCTACGGCGTGCCGGAGGGTGTCATCTCCTCCTTCCCGGTCACCGTCACCAACGGCAAGGTCGAGATCGTCCAGGGCCTGGACATCGACGCCTTCTCCCGCGCCAAGATCGACGCCTCCGCAGCTGAGCTGCAGGATGAGCGCGACGCGGTCAAGGAGCTCGGCCTCATCTGA
- the purU gene encoding formyltetrahydrofolate deformylase — translation MSNPVIPPPRTSDDELVVTWQCPDRPGIVHAVTGACVSAGGNLTELQQFSSTDTGRFFMRLQVRDMTSSEDLTAALRGIAPAFGATVHVDRLGRPVRTMILASKAPHCLSHLLFNRSSGRLPIDVVSVMSNHPDLADLAAFHGVDFEHRKVDRTNKEEFESAILGKVAEQQVELVVLARYMQILSPRMCEELAGRCINIHHSFLPGFKGANPYRQAHERGVKLIGATAHFVTSDLDEGPIIEQNVQRVDHSQTVAQLTGIGQDTESTTLAEAVRLFCEHRTFVDGMRTVIFR, via the coding sequence GTGTCGAACCCCGTGATCCCTCCCCCTCGCACCAGCGACGACGAGCTGGTCGTCACCTGGCAGTGTCCTGACCGGCCGGGCATCGTCCATGCGGTCACCGGCGCATGCGTGAGCGCGGGAGGCAATCTCACCGAGCTCCAGCAGTTCTCCAGCACCGACACCGGTCGCTTCTTCATGCGTCTTCAGGTACGGGACATGACCTCGTCCGAGGACCTCACCGCGGCTCTGCGCGGGATCGCTCCCGCCTTCGGCGCCACGGTCCACGTCGACCGTCTGGGCCGTCCCGTCAGGACGATGATCCTGGCCTCCAAGGCTCCGCACTGCCTGTCCCACCTCCTGTTCAACAGGTCCTCCGGCCGGCTTCCGATCGACGTCGTCTCGGTGATGTCCAATCACCCGGATCTGGCGGATCTGGCAGCCTTCCACGGCGTGGACTTCGAGCACCGGAAGGTCGACCGGACCAACAAGGAGGAGTTCGAGTCGGCGATCCTCGGGAAGGTCGCCGAGCAACAGGTCGAGCTGGTCGTCCTGGCCAGGTACATGCAGATCCTCTCCCCCCGCATGTGCGAGGAACTGGCCGGGCGCTGCATCAACATCCATCACTCCTTCCTGCCCGGTTTCAAGGGCGCGAACCCGTATCGGCAGGCCCACGAGCGCGGGGTCAAGCTCATCGGGGCCACGGCCCACTTCGTCACCAGCGACCTGGACGAGGGGCCGATCATCGAGCAGAACGTCCAGCGCGTCGATCACTCCCAGACGGTGGCCCAGCTGACCGGGATCGGCCAGGACACCGAGTCGACGACGCTTGCCGAGGCGGTCCGGCTGTTCTGCGAGCACCGGACATTCGTCGACGGCATGCGCACGGTGATCTTCCGCTGA
- a CDS encoding NADP-dependent isocitrate dehydrogenase, producing the protein MPTIVWTKVDEAPALASYSLLPIIRGFLTGTGVEISTSDISLAARILAQFPERLTDGQRMDDNLAALGRLTSDPHACIIKLPNISASVPQLRAAVAELRDQGFDVPEYPSRIATEEDRRIADRYSAVLGSAVNPVLRQGNSDRRAPAAVKAYAKAHPHRLGAWSPQVRARVAHMESGDFFGHEESYVSGGESLDIVHVAEDGTETVLASGLDVLDGEIVDSTFMSVAALGDFYADSLGTARKEGLLWSLHLKATMMKVSDPVLFGWAVKTFLTDVFAEFGDDLEAAGVNPDLGLGDLYSRLGSLPQDRAAAIRAAIDASFAAGPALAMVDSDKGITNLHAGNNVIIDASMPNVIRDSGRMWNTDGQLQETLAVIPDRSYATTYAAIMDDCRANGALDPATMGDVPNVGLMAQKAEEYGSHPTTFIIDSTGRVEVRSGGLVRSSQQVAAGDIWRMSRVRDVAIRDWVRLAVERARITGVPAVFWLDAERAHDRQVIAKVKAYLPEHDTTGLDIRILAPAEAMAFTLGRVRRGEDTISVTGNVLRDYLTDLFPILEIGTSAKMLSIVPLLAGGGLFETGAGGSAPKHVAQFVEQDYLRWDSLGEFCAIQACLEHIAEHAGEDAGAAKAGVLASTLDTAIGAYLENDRSPARAVGKLDNRGSQFYLALYWAQALATQTDDAQLAGRFARTAEALRDNEDAVVSELIGVQGRGVDLGGYYHVDDGLAAAAMRPSETFNAVIDRVLSRTASGDSPVG; encoded by the coding sequence ATGCCCACCATCGTCTGGACGAAGGTCGACGAGGCGCCCGCGCTGGCGTCGTACTCGCTGCTCCCCATCATCCGGGGATTCCTCACCGGTACCGGTGTCGAGATCAGCACTTCCGATATCTCGTTGGCGGCGCGGATTCTCGCGCAGTTCCCCGAGCGGCTGACCGACGGCCAGCGGATGGACGACAACCTCGCCGCGCTGGGGCGTCTCACCTCCGATCCGCACGCCTGCATCATCAAACTTCCCAACATCTCCGCATCGGTACCCCAACTCAGGGCCGCCGTCGCCGAGCTGCGCGACCAGGGCTTCGACGTCCCTGAGTACCCCTCCCGGATCGCCACCGAGGAGGACCGCCGGATCGCCGACCGATACTCCGCGGTGCTCGGATCGGCGGTCAACCCGGTGCTGCGCCAGGGCAACTCCGACCGCCGGGCACCTGCCGCGGTCAAGGCCTACGCCAAGGCCCACCCCCACCGCCTGGGTGCCTGGAGCCCGCAGGTGAGGGCCCGGGTCGCCCACATGGAGTCCGGTGACTTCTTCGGCCACGAGGAGTCCTACGTCTCGGGCGGCGAGAGCCTCGACATCGTCCACGTCGCCGAGGACGGCACCGAGACGGTGCTGGCGAGCGGCCTGGACGTGCTCGACGGGGAGATCGTGGACAGCACCTTCATGTCGGTCGCCGCCCTCGGCGACTTCTACGCCGACTCTCTGGGCACGGCGAGGAAGGAGGGACTTCTGTGGTCGCTCCACCTCAAGGCGACGATGATGAAGGTCTCCGACCCGGTTCTGTTCGGCTGGGCCGTCAAGACCTTCCTGACAGACGTCTTCGCCGAGTTCGGCGACGATCTGGAGGCGGCCGGCGTCAACCCCGACCTGGGCCTGGGCGACCTCTATTCGCGACTGGGCTCGCTGCCGCAGGACCGGGCTGCCGCCATCAGGGCCGCCATCGACGCCAGTTTCGCGGCCGGGCCGGCTCTGGCGATGGTGGACTCCGACAAGGGCATCACCAATCTGCACGCCGGGAACAACGTCATCATCGACGCGTCGATGCCCAATGTGATCCGCGATTCGGGCCGGATGTGGAACACCGACGGTCAGCTGCAGGAGACTCTGGCCGTCATCCCGGACCGCAGTTACGCGACGACCTACGCGGCCATCATGGATGACTGCCGGGCCAACGGAGCGCTCGACCCGGCGACCATGGGGGATGTGCCCAATGTGGGCCTGATGGCCCAGAAGGCCGAGGAGTACGGCTCCCATCCGACCACCTTCATCATCGACTCGACAGGTCGTGTCGAGGTGCGCAGCGGCGGTCTTGTCCGGTCCAGCCAGCAGGTCGCCGCCGGTGACATCTGGCGGATGAGCCGGGTTCGCGACGTCGCCATCCGCGACTGGGTGCGGCTCGCTGTGGAGCGGGCCAGGATCACCGGGGTGCCTGCCGTCTTCTGGCTCGACGCCGAGCGGGCGCATGATCGTCAGGTGATCGCCAAGGTGAAGGCCTACCTGCCCGAGCACGACACCACCGGCCTGGACATCCGCATTCTCGCCCCCGCCGAGGCGATGGCATTCACCCTGGGGCGCGTCCGCAGGGGAGAGGACACCATCTCGGTCACCGGCAACGTGCTGCGCGACTACCTCACCGACCTCTTCCCGATCCTGGAGATCGGCACCAGCGCCAAGATGTTGTCGATCGTGCCACTGCTGGCCGGAGGCGGGCTCTTCGAGACCGGCGCCGGAGGCTCTGCACCTAAACACGTCGCCCAGTTCGTCGAACAGGACTACCTGCGCTGGGACTCGCTCGGCGAGTTCTGCGCCATCCAGGCCTGCCTCGAGCACATCGCGGAGCACGCCGGCGAGGACGCCGGGGCCGCCAAGGCCGGGGTGCTGGCCAGCACACTGGACACCGCCATCGGAGCGTACCTGGAGAACGACCGGTCCCCGGCCCGGGCCGTCGGCAAGCTCGACAACCGCGGATCCCAGTTCTACCTGGCCCTGTACTGGGCGCAGGCGCTGGCCACCCAGACCGATGACGCGCAGCTGGCGGGCCGGTTCGCGCGCACCGCCGAAGCGCTGCGGGACAATGAGGACGCCGTCGTCTCCGAGCTCATCGGCGTGCAGGGTCGTGGTGTGGATCTCGGTGGTTACTACCACGTCGACGATGGGCTGGCCGCCGCCGCGATGAGGCCGAGTGAGACCTTCAACGCCGTCATCGACCGGGTCCTGTCACGGACCGCCAGCGGGGACTCGCCGGTCGGGTGA